The following proteins come from a genomic window of Nitrosopumilus sp.:
- a CDS encoding TIGR00341 family protein has product MRKIEVICYEQQSQSLEFTFKKYKIPYHVELTMAENEKLLRYTGICPDSLANALTNELNKIIDTRRKELYVTSLAIEATLSDYLTNYVKELETKQVKVKKKKLIEEYESLIEPNVRFNKNLLFMIVIAAGVTVAGLFANNASLVIGAMLISPLLGPISAFSFNTAVGKTNKMFKALVSGSILLAAVVATGAILTVIAAQFVDLPLTNEILSRTVVSPVFLAVAIALGIAGGIAMSTNIPGILVGVAIAAALVPPAVVSGIGIALWDFEIFSSALTLTGANIIGLVLGMMIVFFIGGVTPRKFYEKEKAQQHMIITITIFIGLSILLGFLSLKPQF; this is encoded by the coding sequence TTGAGAAAAATTGAAGTTATTTGTTATGAACAACAAAGCCAAAGTTTAGAATTTACTTTTAAAAAATACAAAATTCCATACCACGTTGAATTGACTATGGCAGAAAATGAAAAGCTTCTTCGCTATACCGGAATATGCCCAGATTCCTTGGCCAATGCGTTAACAAACGAATTAAACAAAATAATCGATACCAGAAGAAAAGAATTGTATGTCACGAGTTTAGCAATTGAAGCCACATTATCAGATTACCTAACAAACTATGTCAAAGAACTTGAAACAAAACAAGTCAAAGTAAAAAAGAAAAAACTCATTGAAGAGTATGAGTCATTAATTGAACCAAATGTAAGGTTTAACAAAAATCTACTTTTTATGATTGTCATAGCCGCGGGAGTTACAGTGGCAGGATTATTTGCAAATAACGCCTCTTTGGTAATTGGGGCGATGCTAATATCCCCGTTACTAGGACCTATCTCTGCTTTTTCATTTAACACGGCAGTAGGAAAAACCAACAAAATGTTCAAGGCACTTGTGTCTGGATCGATTTTACTTGCTGCAGTTGTCGCTACTGGTGCCATTTTAACTGTAATTGCTGCACAGTTTGTAGATTTACCCTTAACTAATGAAATATTGTCTAGAACTGTCGTTTCCCCTGTATTCTTAGCAGTTGCAATAGCACTTGGCATTGCAGGTGGAATTGCAATGTCTACAAATATTCCTGGAATCTTGGTAGGCGTAGCAATTGCAGCAGCTTTAGTACCACCTGCAGTTGTTTCAGGAATCGGGATTGCTTTGTGGGATTTTGAAATTTTTTCAAGCGCACTAACTCTTACTGGTGCAAACATTATCGGATTGGTATTGGGAATGATGATTGTCTTCTTCATCGGAGGCGTCACTCCAAGAAAGTTTTATGAAAAAGAAAAAGCTCAGCAACACATGATAATAACAATAACAATTTTCATCGGATTAAGCATCTTATTGGGATTTTTATCGTTAAAACCCCAATTCTAG
- a CDS encoding DsbA family protein has translation MGKRNKKTRQPGKSNTKIVMIGIICAVIVAVVGISYVNPDAIKADNPNAVKLSLDTRSGSPVLGDMSAPVTIIEFGDYQCPFCKRWNESTKPAIEKDLIESGEASLIYIDFPIIGPDSLTIHAGSYCAQEQDIYWKYHDFVYANQGHENDGWANSENLKKLVSEIDGLDTNLFVQCLDSGKYEKRVEDNKKIASESGVRSTPTFIIIGPENAEMITGAQPYTTFKGIIDEMYGK, from the coding sequence GTGGGAAAGCGAAACAAGAAGACAAGACAGCCTGGAAAATCAAATACCAAAATTGTCATGATTGGCATAATATGCGCAGTAATTGTTGCAGTAGTTGGAATATCATATGTGAATCCAGATGCAATAAAGGCAGACAATCCAAACGCTGTCAAATTATCGCTTGATACTCGTAGTGGTTCTCCAGTTCTTGGTGATATGTCTGCACCAGTTACAATTATAGAATTTGGGGACTATCAATGTCCTTTCTGTAAGAGATGGAATGAATCAACAAAACCTGCTATAGAAAAGGATCTGATTGAGAGTGGAGAAGCTAGTCTGATTTACATTGACTTTCCCATCATAGGACCTGACTCTTTAACCATTCATGCCGGAAGCTACTGTGCTCAGGAACAAGATATCTATTGGAAATATCATGACTTTGTATATGCAAACCAAGGACATGAAAACGACGGCTGGGCAAATTCAGAAAATCTGAAGAAACTCGTGTCTGAAATTGACGGATTAGACACAAATTTGTTTGTCCAATGTCTTGATTCTGGAAAATATGAAAAGCGGGTGGAGGACAACAAAAAGATAGCATCAGAATCAGGAGTAAGATCTACTCCGACATTTATCATCATTGGGCCTGAAAATGCAGAAATGATTACAGGAGCACAACCTTACACCACATTCAAGGGAATCATAGATGAAATGTATGGTAAATAA
- a CDS encoding YncE family protein → MGISNVEAQTLEQTIPVSPSPMKLVLEDNKLFTSSFEYPHVSIIDLSSMESEFFTTSDTGVMGIEVISEMNKLYVSMYGSSKIDVFFLNMTYFHTLQLPSSQISFEAPPSDQISKDLSYDTGGWAISYNQNLELVYVLDYHSDIIYVINPYNDQIIEQITVPAHPFEMAIDEISNTLIVTSTAGNSVSVIEPVFDSERKFPSHKVVKTINVHEGPWDIEIDSEEHIAYIANRGSEEITVLSIIDARVIKTIPLEYTAQALTLDAKNNILYVSHQYENQINSINLDSEELEYAITTETYPWDIHYDEKTGRLFAALKDADKVAIYETQEPYNVKKPYYFAKSNANLLGLSEDFWITLWDKNRIIHTTDDDLAIVEFDIQTMCPTSVDVFCLEGTVTQVDNSNLFEEEDYLQIYIIEDEKKIMRTSFTGVEQVFNLELEKFIEIDST, encoded by the coding sequence ATGGGCATATCTAATGTAGAGGCACAAACGTTAGAACAAACCATACCAGTTTCTCCAAGTCCCATGAAACTTGTACTTGAAGATAACAAATTATTTACATCAAGTTTTGAATATCCACATGTATCAATAATTGATCTATCCTCAATGGAGTCTGAGTTTTTTACAACATCGGATACTGGTGTTATGGGCATTGAAGTAATTTCAGAAATGAATAAGTTATACGTATCAATGTATGGTAGTAGTAAAATAGATGTTTTTTTCTTAAACATGACTTATTTTCATACACTTCAATTACCTAGTTCACAAATTTCTTTTGAAGCACCTCCTTCTGATCAGATTAGTAAAGATTTGTCATACGATACCGGCGGATGGGCTATATCATATAATCAAAATCTTGAATTAGTTTATGTTCTTGACTATCACTCGGATATAATATACGTGATAAATCCTTACAATGATCAAATTATTGAACAAATAACTGTGCCAGCACATCCATTTGAAATGGCAATTGATGAAATCTCCAACACATTAATTGTTACTTCTACTGCAGGTAATTCGGTTAGTGTTATAGAGCCAGTTTTTGACTCTGAGAGAAAATTTCCTAGTCACAAAGTAGTAAAAACCATCAATGTTCATGAGGGTCCATGGGATATCGAAATTGATTCAGAAGAACATATTGCTTATATTGCAAATAGAGGAAGTGAAGAAATCACAGTATTATCAATCATAGATGCAAGAGTTATCAAAACAATTCCTTTGGAGTATACCGCGCAAGCACTAACGCTGGACGCTAAAAACAATATTTTGTATGTCTCTCATCAATATGAAAATCAGATAAATTCCATAAATCTAGATTCCGAAGAACTAGAATACGCCATAACTACTGAGACATATCCATGGGACATACATTATGATGAAAAAACTGGAAGATTGTTTGCTGCATTAAAAGACGCTGACAAAGTAGCAATTTATGAAACTCAAGAACCATATAATGTCAAAAAGCCCTATTATTTTGCAAAATCCAATGCAAATCTTTTAGGGTTATCTGAAGATTTTTGGATCACTTTATGGGATAAAAACAGAATAATTCACACTACAGATGATGATTTAGCCATAGTGGAATTTGACATACAGACTATGTGTCCAACATCTGTTGACGTTTTCTGTCTTGAAGGTACAGTTACACAAGTAGATAATTCAAATCTATTTGAGGAAGAGGATTATTTGCAGATTTACATCATTGAAGATGAAAAAAAGATAATGAGGACGTCTTTTACCGGAGTTGAACAAGTCTTTAATTTAGAACTAGAAAAATTTATTGAAATTGATTCCACATGA
- a CDS encoding ArsR family transcriptional regulator gives MDNGPLTLYSANSKTGIPIGTIHRHFGQLSKSGKIRVYESKKKGRKKIGYGPTVYGIIKAYKQDREFAEKIENYFLIWIENKEFQKDLEKEGFDITIENLKKSKHVFRKFLEYFSAVEEQIEKIRHGDDSTSRDIQVLFGSMMLSSDTHYQKLWAELYNQLPGIQKDLDEYMESMIKSYKEFKKHSRKHNLKTK, from the coding sequence ATGGACAATGGTCCCCTCACACTTTACTCTGCAAACAGCAAGACTGGAATTCCAATTGGTACAATTCACAGACACTTTGGGCAGTTAAGCAAGTCAGGCAAAATTCGAGTTTATGAGTCAAAGAAAAAGGGCAGGAAAAAAATTGGGTATGGCCCTACAGTTTATGGGATAATCAAAGCCTACAAACAGGATCGAGAGTTTGCAGAAAAAATTGAAAACTATTTTCTGATATGGATAGAAAACAAAGAATTTCAAAAAGATCTCGAAAAAGAAGGATTTGACATAACTATTGAAAATCTAAAAAAATCAAAACATGTGTTTAGAAAGTTTTTGGAATATTTCAGTGCAGTCGAAGAACAAATAGAAAAGATAAGACATGGTGATGATTCAACATCTCGTGACATACAGGTATTATTTGGCTCTATGATGTTGTCATCAGATACTCACTATCAAAAACTTTGGGCGGAACTGTATAATCAACTTCCAGGAATTCAAAAAGATCTTGACGAATATATGGAATCTATGATAAAGTCATACAAAGAGTTTAAGAAACATTCTAGAAAACATAATCTGAAAACAAAATAG
- a CDS encoding CPBP family glutamic-type intramembrane protease has translation MIHEIRDINPKTWLKPFQKTSIFYLLKMGLFYHGLGVILMYTGSFFATNIISDYEIPQFPVSITLAISSGLLEESIFFGMPYYMTGNPLILLGSGIIWSASHLFSSSIFSVEALAYGGFLLTIPHIFFSIRTWISKKGWFAIVFHSAWNFSFLILYCMLGLRQCSIVNDMYDVLNLIMAISAGVIVYLAYQNKKRYLNRFLYLIPVGIIFVSAAILFSDYVF, from the coding sequence ATGATTCATGAAATAAGAGACATTAATCCAAAAACATGGCTCAAACCATTTCAGAAAACAAGCATTTTCTACCTTCTAAAAATGGGCCTGTTCTACCACGGATTAGGCGTGATTTTGATGTATACGGGCTCTTTTTTTGCCACAAATATCATTTCAGACTATGAAATACCGCAATTTCCAGTATCCATAACTCTTGCAATAAGCTCAGGATTACTAGAGGAATCAATATTTTTTGGGATGCCATACTACATGACTGGCAACCCTTTGATACTTTTGGGTTCAGGAATAATTTGGTCTGCATCACACTTGTTTAGTTCATCCATATTTTCAGTTGAGGCACTAGCATATGGGGGGTTTCTCCTAACAATTCCGCACATATTTTTTAGCATCAGAACATGGATTAGCAAAAAAGGATGGTTTGCAATCGTGTTTCATTCTGCATGGAATTTTTCATTTTTGATTCTTTACTGCATGTTGGGATTGCGCCAATGCAGTATTGTTAACGACATGTATGATGTCCTAAACCTAATCATGGCAATATCTGCAGGAGTTATTGTATATCTTGCATATCAAAACAAGAAAAGATATCTCAATCGATTCTTGTATCTCATTCCAGTTGGAATCATATTTGTGTCAGCTGCTATTTTGTTTTCAGATTATGTTTTCTAG